Genomic window (Amaranthus tricolor cultivar Red isolate AtriRed21 chromosome 7, ASM2621246v1, whole genome shotgun sequence):
aaaattgaataaagtGAGCTTTTCtagaaaaaatttgaaaaataaacttcgaaaaattataatttcaaaataattgttTGTGTCCAAGCATAAGGTAAGGGTATGTTTgctgttaataacaacgaataaagaagcaaatgatttattttttatcctttCAAACGTCATGGCATCGTCTTTAGTTTCATTGAACAAATACCTACCCTCAACTTTGGCTAGAAATGCCTATTTTGGGAatcaaaaaatttctaaaacttATACtaggaatttttttttgaaaaataattacttttttcTACTTTTCTTCTAATTACTAGAGCAAATATGATTACAATTATTTGACCAGTTAGTCTCCTGTGAGACGGTCTTAGCCGTGCAACTGGGAACATTTGAAAAaagtaagattatttaacaactttattcccaaaacaAGCTTggtgaaaactttattcccaaaataagcatccGTACATCtaaacctaggcttggtgtaatgtcgctgttactaacagagaaataaagaaaacaaaattgaGTCAAgcctcaagtcgctgttagtaacagcgacttaaggagttgaccaatcaaaccttaatgtcgctgttactaacagcgacttcagGCTTGACAGGTCAAACcttaatgtcgctgttactaacagcgacttaaggctTGACTcaaatttgacttttattgactttcTTGTACGaattaaactagccgttgttaatttGAAAAATAGTCGTTACGAAGTTGAAAATAACCGTTGTaattatgttctataaataactccatcatttccctacttcattgtatccaatctaaatcattcttgttctagtgaatcaatttttaaaggtaacataaggtattatgttagtcttattctcaatttataaatgttaatattatttttgaatgtttacttacgttactatatcatatgtgttccgtagatgtcaaaggagcattctattgaagagctttgtgattgtggttatgaagttgagattaaaacagattggagcgacttcgatcctgggcgtgattttgttgcttgtatattctacttggttgaaggattaggatgcacatactttagatggattgatccggagggtaccaaatggcagagagacttaataatacggcttgaaaaagaaaaataagagcttaaagatgaggtttttaatctcaagagacaaatagatgatatggcacataggaaagaagagactgaaaagattatgagaaagtttaagaagcaatcttagttagcgacggtggtttaacttaacgaatgaactatgtaatttgatatggattcgttgaacatgaatgaattgtgttgaattttcgagagcattttccatatttgaatatgattgtctttttatttttgatttaattcatactgcattcttggcggaatgattcatcgccgaaaagtctgagtacttaacatcatttcattcataataaacgtgtgataatacgataaaaatatatacatctacttatatattacaaattatacacaaaagtccaaatgttacaaatattgaatatgtacaaatgttcaatatatacaaaatgtcactagtgttcaatatatacaaacagtattctaatgctaatcctcctcctgtaccctgtctaactgtgacggtttacgacgcctcctacgatagtaagaggtcgtcgcatgacgctcggataggggaggtgattgatactgtgatgatgtagcaccctgtgaggacccggcaccatagtcggggcacgttaagtcaacctcctcaagatgaacgtcggcatgatgagCAGATGACCCGTACTCATATATAGTGTTGTCGGGCACAGTCacttctggaatgaagtgctgaaactgcgtccctaggagtatgccttgggcaatctcccgtacaggcTCCTCTTGGGTGGAGTTGATGATagatgcaatgccctgtgcctggattaagacttaagtattaatgaaatgtataacatgtaagttctatggataataatcaacgttcaagaatacttacaaagtgtgtcatcgtcggtgctgcgggagtgTAATGGGCTGCCAggatgatacctcgtggtgtcatccatcgacgagtgatggagaggaaccacgacatgtaatCCCTCGAAGTAAGTGCGCCTATagcctcgatcggcgcaccttgggccagcagctctagcTTGTGCTCTCAGCGAGTGACATGGCCCCAGTTGATCTCGATCCAGTTTTTGGGTTCCCAACCCTTGCGTGAGCTGCAATGGAGCTCCGCCTATGTGTCACATAGtggcgggatgccctgtaccatcccaaattggcgtagtacgcgctcagggagatgcacttcgactatgttGAAGCAAATAagaggtacagatgctctccacgcccctgacaatatgcATGAGTGCTCCTGTgatgcctggtgtatatggtcTCTTTGTCGGACACCTAAACGCAAAGAATATATTAACATAAAGTTAAAGTATTACGGCATATGCAATCAAAATACTAAGATGACTAACCTGGACATCCCACATTACACTGCTCCTGTGATCCGCCTGCATCGTAAGCACACTAAGGTCGCGAGGGCCTGGAGCTACTGGATCCATCTCTactgcaattcaacaataactaagCTGCAGTTATGATTATATGTAAAAAGACTTAAGAAATACTCaaattatttgtttaaatagTCTTTATGTTTTTATACTCAAATACAGATACTgtttaccttgacgtgcaagttctagtgtGGTGACCTTCACTACCATACCTTCGACAAGCGATGCGTCTCCTTGACTCTTCGTCCATTTCGTTGGTGATCCTCCTTGACTTAGGTCTTCCTACTCCAcgaatgtgatctggatcgtgtatcacctcaacaccggtgtattgaggccatgacctcttatcaatcaacgGCAAGAATATGGATTCATATGTATTCACATAGCTCTGGGTCGTGTAGTAGGTGTCCACAAAACGCTCATACGATAAGTGTCGTTTAATACAAATGGCAAGAACATGAGAGCAAGGTAAGTTATATATGAAGGATTTGTAacaagtgcatttcatctctctcatatccacactttgtattttaccacccttggcggatcctctattaccacgtcCAGTCTTAACTTGAAAAAGGCCTCGTTTGCAGTCAAATGCGACGATCTCATGGTAGTTTGCCTTCTCAGTGTTACGTGTGATAATTCTTGTGGCGTGTGAAGTATACTTATTTCCCCTAATTAGCCATGCATTTGCGTTCTCGcgtcttttaacaaaataatcattaacacgaTAGAAGATGAACTCCACAAGAGTGGTTATAAgcaagaaacgtacacccttcatcacgttattgaatacttcggctaagttggtattagtaacaccatacctataccctccatcatgacatattgaccatttacacatatcaccaacttgatcaatccaaaaaagtgcttctcgattagcaacaccaatggccttcaatccctcgatgaccttatgtggttgtatttgctctgcagtccttccatacatcttcttcaacttcacattacccatttgatggttgaagttacttaacaagtgccgcaagcaaaacctatgatgggcattcggaggttgccattccggctcctTCATGGTTGCTAGAATGCTCGCATGTCTATCGGAAATAACACATAAACttggactatgcatcacattCTTACAAACAcacgccataaaccaagaccacgtGGCTATGCATTCTTTCTCGACCAAAAcaaaggcaagcgggaagattcccttgttcccatcttaAGCAATTGCAGTTAATAATGTATGGCGATATTTACCATACAAGAGTGTTtcgtcaatggcaataaggggtttgcaatacttgaacccctcaatactaggtttaaaagcccagaacacacgttagaaagttctaatactaggacggacatacattccaacatcattatcttccttaaagaaccactcaattACAGTCCTGGGGTTAGAAACTTGTAATGCTTTCAAGAAGCGTGGtagaagaggataagaatcttctCATGTACtatagatggagagaagggcttgctgtttagtacaccatgcccgcttataggtcacttagacaccaaattggtctttcaccatttgtcgcaccacagagaccttaattgatgggtcttcagcaacacaatttctaataagattgttaatcacggaagatgttAAATGAATATgtccagctgacacattttcagtcttaatacacaacccccatgcttccctttatatgtaacaatctcccatgaaggtgaataggagctGTCCTAGCCCTAAGTTTCCAAacacaccctctcttacacttcaaggtgagcactgtttgatttgaagtctcagttcggtacttaacgttcctacgaatatgatacaatctaataGCATCCAACAacgcatccttgttatcaaacatcatacccttttgaaactctcctttatcggtgtaggttgtatcacaatcccaagacctccaagagttgtcctcaacgtgttcatctagaaggggaactagtgcataaggtgtaggagcaatgattgttggaatgttgcctaagctcatgtcattagctagagcctcctcgtcaactcccacatcgtcctcagaaggagcttctacgaattcattactctcactattaacatcaccccaaggctcatttgtattttctaagttaaaagtattatcatttgagacttgaatttgagattgattgggttcattaaaAAGGGAAGAGGAAAATGGCATAAAGGGAaattgggtttcttgggtagggaaagGGGTATGaaaaggagcagaagaagttacattcaggaatgcatttgtttctacaacattgacatcttgattccctaagggtacctcttctacatataactctaaagaaggaatagaggtagactttgagtactcccacattgcatctatagcctcctcatcctcaaccggaaaagctaacaaatctccactcatattgtacttaaaacttagattaacagtacttcttgtagtgtcaatgctaatcttagagcatataagatgtttaaattcattcaaatccatgtttgagttgcatgcaaacagtttacgtcttcccccaatatacttaacattgttactacttgatcgaattggaccattccaaaagcatacaacagtcactcgaaatgaagccatttctacaataatacgtacaaaatcaacatcactatcaagttcataaatatatactacataacaacattgattaaatttaggttttgcattcaaacattctctaaattaaactcaaatttagGGTTCACATTTAAAtattctctacattaaactaaaacattttctacattaaattcatgaacaaacaacctcaatatgaagatcatggcaaataacaagtacatttaACATATTCATAGAGTataagtgtaaatgaccaccataaatgacatacattttaaattcaacaagaactaaaaaatttataataaaaatgtacCTTAATaggctgtagatcaacaagaagtacTAAATTGCAAGTTTAAGAACCTGCATTTATGTGAAAGATCATGAACTTGTTGTTAACCCTAATtttcgaaaatggaaaaaaatacaaaaaaatagtaTCTTAAGTGAACGTAGGAAaatgacagaactaattagtagtacaaacttgaaatttgatgagattaattgaaggattgaagttgattttaatggtggaaagaaaagggagatctcgtaggttggaattaGGAAGTAACTGAAATGACGAAGAAGAAGGAGATctgaaaacttaaaacgtattaagtcgttgttactaacaacgacttaaggAGTCGACTGGTCAACTCATTaagtcactgttagtaacaacgacttgatgctttactaatttttttttctttatttcgctgttagtaacaacgtcATTAcaccaaacctaggtttggatgtacggacgcttgatttgggaataaagttttcacgaagcttgtttttggaataaagttgttaaataatcttattttattcaaattttctgcAACTGGTGCACGCccactaattttttaaaaatattttgacatactaattttaagatttaaaaggaCAATTTCAGgacttaaaaatacaattttaagacctaaaaggtcaatttcaaagtttttaatatcaactttaatgttTGAATCATCATgttttaaagttgaaatgaaaatttaatgtcCTAcaattgggtttttaagttttaaaattgattttttaagtattaaaattgacactttaagtcttaaaactgtcaaatttcatgtcttaaaatgtcaatttcaaatccttaaaattggtgttttaagtctttaaattggtcttttaactcttgaaattgacattttaatttgtaaaattgataaaaaaaaaatatagaattagATCGACCTAATAAAACACGCCTCAACCCATGACATTGAACTTGCTATCATCTTTCCTTCCAATTTCAAGTACTACTATCTGCTATCTTAGTCCTTTTGTGTACTTGTCAAACTACAATTGGAACCCAcactttaaaaaattttgaaccaAAACAGAAAGTCCTTAAATTATGGGACCCAATTGTCTTAAATCCTTGCTTATTTTATGGCAACTAATATTGACTAGGTggaaataattattaatgtctTATGTTTCTGCTGAACTTAGTATTATCCCAGCCAAGCTAGTATAGTTGAATGTCGTACTTTGAGCGTTTTTCAGTTACTCGGtgttattaatttcattttatttcaactgctatattttaattttttaaaacagtaatttttagtaaaaataaagttaatatctcagatgagtaaaaaaaaaaaatcttgccAATCTACCCATGATATGGAGGGAATGACTCCATTTAAAGTTAAAATACTTCCTTCACAATTCcagtttttgataatttaaaagaaaactaattaattattagatTTGTTTTACACACACTTCAGTAAATATTCCGATTCactcaaaataaataagataaaagaTCCTAGTAATAGTAATGGTAGGtattaatataaaagcatgGGTAATACAAAAATTCcaagaaaaatgttaaaaaaataacaaaataataatagtagaaTAACAACAACGTGACGACATGACATTATTTAGAGAAGTCTTACTCCACGATTTTTGTATGATCGGCATATGAAGTGAATATATACACAAGTGATAAGTTGCAAATGAAACAAAAGCAACAGAGTTAACGGCTAAGATCGTTACATCACAAAGTCGCACACCAACAGTTTGCTCCTGAAGCAATGACTTTGATTTGGGTATGCAAGGAGGTTCATCTCTTAAGAATCACttacaaaattaaaacttttactCTATTTAGATAGTTGTTTGTTTCTCTTCACACTTTATATGAGGATTTCACTAACTCATTTGTAGTCGGAGAAGGAAATGTGACCCAAAGATGTAAGTCATGACTTTACCGTAGTGAAAATGGAGGAAATCCGAGGACTATTTAGATGGTGAACTCCAATAAAGGAATTGGTACATCAGCAAGCCCGACCCTAGAAATAGATGCTTTACATTAAGAACTAGGTCGTTGAAAGTATCAATATCccaataatgaaaaatgacacTTGATAAGTGAACAAGAATGCTAATATGAATTCTTGCTTTCATCAAACACATACGTTATTGATCATCTAAGACCCCTTCACTTGATTTCATCGTAATACTAAGGAACATATCAATGATTGAAACAACACTTAACGGAGTAAAATCGAGTTCAGGGCAAATTTAACCTTTCTAAATTTGCCAGATGCAAGAGATGGCTGCTTCGTGAGTTTCAAAACTCAGCTCAACCATGAGATTGGAGAGAACACAATACTTCTCAAATATTATGATTAATCAACATTACACGTGTTAAGCACACCTGGGTCAGCAATAAAACTCGCTCTGTCGAGACAAAATCCACATAAAAAAGATAGATTTTAATATACAGATTATATTAATGCTATGAAATTTGATATACCCGGTTATGTAGCTAATTTAGAGCACGCGGAGTTGAGCAAGGAGGGCTGCACAGAGATCGAGATGAGCATTTTTGGTCCTTCTCTTCACGGTTTTCATAACCTAATTTAGAGCACACGGAGTTGAGCAAGGAAGGCTGCACAGAGATCCAGGAAGAGCATTTGTGGTCCTTGAACCCTTTGTAGATCAAGTAGATACTTCTCGTCACGGGTTTTGTATAGCTGTCAATACAGTCCACCATAAATGTAAAAATTGATATGATTAATATAtggaaaaattatttcaaaaaagaaaatctaTGCAGAAAAGAACGTCCATGTAGCCTacaacaaaaatacaaaaacacTAGAAAGCTAAATCTGTGAAACTTATATTGCAGGAATTGTACCTTACCGACAGTATTAGAATCACAAAAAGATACCCTTTGCAGGGTTATAAAGTCATTAAATTGTAAATGAGGAAATCAAATAACCCACAAGAGAATGGCCTTCTCTCATATTCTATTTGTGATCATGACAAAAACGTTGAAAGCACCAGTACGGTTAGATGAAAAACTTGCACACGATACCAATGAGCACATTCTCACTTCCCATGTCTCATCCCCGTTTGGCTTTCATCTTACGTCTGAACTCTTAACATCTAACGGTACACAGGTATAGAAACACCGACAAATCTTGACTAAATTCAAAATGGTGATCAGAAAGGGTAACAAGCCGATAGAAGATCAGACACTGAATAGGAAAACAAAGAGACTCGGTACGACTAATATTAGAACAACTGTTTATGCTTTCTAAATCCTGAATATTTCAGTATTTCAGTTTTTACTGGGGTTCTGGTTAAGATGTATATGTCATCTTTGTTTACAGCTCAGGAAACATtttaacaaattcagatttgttTATTAGATGTAATAATTTACATTTACTTTACCATGTTGTGACAATTCTGGAAACTTTCCTGCTCAGATATAGAATTGTTTTACACGTAATTATTTACATTTACTTTACCATATGATGACAATTTGGAAAACTTTCCTGTTCATGAATCCCTAAAAAACCCCGATTCATTCAGTATTTGCAGGAAGATGCTCAGCTTTCTTGATTAAATGATCTTTGGCTTtcagagcgagagtttatttttTGGCGCTTTAAGTGaattgagagtttatgtaacaAGTCTCCAGCCACATAGTTTAACAGCAATAGTGGTGACTTATGGGTACTTGGAAAGAGCAGTTTATAGATTTTAAGGAAAATTTCAAGGGACTAGTCATCAAGAGCAATACGGAAATTAGCCACAAAAATAGTAGCATACCTGCACTTCAAACTTCATCACATTAGGCGATCTCGAAATCCCATCATTTTCAACTATATTTAACTCTTCACCAAAATAATTATGTATAGGATTATCGGCTATCCCTTCATGGTGACCAGGAATGCCTGGAATCCACCTGCATTTCATGTTATAATGCCCAATCTTTTTCCAGCAGACGTTCAATTCTTGCAGTGCTTTCAAAACTTCCATCATTATCTCACGAGGATGGGCCCGGGACTGCAACCAAATAGGATAAATAAATTTTCACAGGTCCACACCAACTAAAAAGTAGAAACTTATAGAACTTTTGAATGCAATCATAATGAACAATCAAATGAGACAAAACAATTTATGCTCCTTTTATGATTTATCTTTTATCAGTCATATAAGGCATTCAATCTGTTAACAGAACACTAGGAAAATatccaaaagtaaaaaataaaaaaaaaataaaagaagtaaTAGCCTAAAAACAGCTGTATGAAGTTATAAACCCATCAAAAACATAGCTGGTTGTCTTCTATGATGACAATTCACAAAGAAAAGCAGCAAATGAAGGGAAGAGGAGAGATAGGAAATATAATTTCCCAAAtccaatatttatataaataatagaTAGGAGATAAACTCTTTGATCAATaaggaaaaacaataataacaaccaccTAAATTTATCCCCTTGTCGACAGATCCTAGTGCACAGCACCCTATTTTAACAAGTCAAAagtctaatttttaaaaaagctaCTCTGTAAAGACCCACGAAAGCACAATTTAAAGTGTAAAGGAATTTTATTCAACGAAATGTAAGCAAATACTGTAatcactatttaaaaaaaaaaaggtggaaGATATGTAATTACACTTGTTTTTGATTTCTGAAATTTTCGACTCTAATAATGTTAATTTGGTGAAAAGGAACAAAGTCCCAAAAGATGGGTCTATTGCATCCTGAAAAGATATCTACAGTGGTCCACAGATATCATCTTCCTCCAATCACCTTCAGGTCTAATTTCTTCATACCATTTTTCCCAACTGTCGTCATCCAAATCATCATTTGCCACACTTAACTTCTTCAAATGTTCGTGTAATCCCAACTCTACTTTCTTACAAGCGTCTTGTTTTTTTATCGTCCATTGCACATGCCTAAACCTCCGATTTCGTAGGATCTCCACAAGCTTATGATCACAATTCTGGATATATTTGTCCCAGATTTCATCACTTAGATTGTGCCcagatattggtcacataatatCCTATCTACTACTCCCCATctgagaaaattttaaacagATTCTATTTTAAGAAGTAAAACAAGACTTTAAAATAGAAACCATTTTATATCAGTTACTGTGCATACGGGTCCTTTTTGGACCATTCACTCTTTTACAagattatgtttaatgataCTAATTTATAGACTTGTTTTGACCAACTAATTCCGCAGTAGTTTGGCATAGTACTTCTTCCGTTCCAAAATACTTgtaccatttgacttttcacgcagtccaatgcactaattaaaTCCTTAATATCGCTaattacatataataataaatataaaaattttatattaataatatttgcattgagacaaatcaaacaagatctcacttgactatgttttaacttatagattataaattaatcacaaatgaagggtgataaatgaatagtgcattatattttaatgtagCAAGTAGtataaaacggaggaagtatagaCTAACTTTCAGCTGGGAGTTATTTTGCAAAACTACCAAAGATAACTGTGGATACAGCATTTTATATcactaattttttgtttatatcaCTACTAAAAGAGCTAGAATTGCTGAGAGCTATAAAGATGAGTAGCTGTCAAACTAACCTCTGAAAGCTAACATTTAATCACCAATGTTGAACTACTACAATGGCTAATTTTCCAA
Coding sequences:
- the LOC130817559 gene encoding uncharacterized protein LOC130817559 isoform X2; the encoded protein is MACVCKNVMHSPSLCVISDRHASILATMKEPEWQPPNAHHRFCLRHLLSNFNHQMGNVKLKKMYGRTAEQIQPHKVIEGLKAIGVANREALFWIDQVGDMCKWSICHDGGYRYGVTNTNLAEVFNNVMKGVRFLLITTLVEFIFYRVNDYFVKRRENANAWLIRGNKYTSHATRIITRNTEKANYHEIVAFDCKRGLFQVKTGRGNRGSAKGGKIQSVDMREMKCTCYKSFIYNLPCSHVLAICIKRHLSYERFVDTYYTTQSYVNTYESIFLPLIDKRSWPQYTGVEVIHDPDHIRGVGRPKSRRITNEMDEESRRRIACRSRDGSSSSRPSRP
- the LOC130817559 gene encoding uncharacterized protein LOC130817559 isoform X1, with protein sequence MACVCKNVMHSPSLCVISDRHASILATMKEPEWQPPNAHHRFCLRHLLSNFNHQMGNVKLKKMYGRTAEQIQPHKVIEGLKAIGVANREALFWIDQVGDMCKWSICHDGGYRYGVTNTNLAEVFNNVMKGVRFLLITTLVEFIFYRVNDYFVKRRENANAWLIRGNKYTSHATRIITRNTEKANYHEIVAFDCKRGLFQVKTGRGNRGSAKGGKIQSVDMREMKCTCYKSFIYNLPCSHVLAICIKRHLSYERFVDTYYTTQSYVNTYESIFLPLIDKRSWPQYTGVEVIHDPDHIRGVGRPKSRRITNEMDEESRRRIACRRYGSEGHHTRTCTSR